The Gloeobacter morelensis MG652769 genome contains the following window.
CTCCCCCTGCGGCGGCTGGAGCGGCTGTTATTTCGGGCCTGGTGCACCTGGCTTTGCTATCCGGCCGGTTCGTCCCGCGAGGAGCAGCGCAATCGCGACCAGTTCAAAGCCGTGGTCGCTGCGGTCGAGGATGCCCTCGCTCGCACCTCGGGGCCTTACTTTTTAGAGCAGTTCGGCACCGCCGATGTGATCTTCACGCCCTACGTCGAACGGATGAACGCCAGCCTCTACTACTACAAGGGCTACTCCCTGCGCGAAGAAAATCCCCGCCTGGCTGCCTGGTTTGCAGCGATGGAAAGCCGACCCGCCTACCGCGGCACCCAGAGCGACTTCCACACCCATGTCCACGACTTGCCGCCCCAGATGGGGGGCTGCTGGGAAAACGGCGAGCCCCAGATGCAACGCAATAAAGCACGGGTCGATCATGGTCCTTGGACCGGATTGCCCGATGTCGCTTACCCCGAGCCCGAAAACTCCCGCACAGAAGCGCTTCAGCGGGTGCTCAAGCACCGCAACAACATCATTCGAGTCAACCCCGCCGATCGCCAACTGTTCGACGAAGCGCTGCGCTGTGCCCTGACCCACCTGATCACCGGCCAAGTCTGCACACCGCCGCCGGGCTCCGACCCGGCACTGCGATATCTGCGCGACCGGATAAACGTGCCCCGCGACATGTCTATCTACGCGGCCAAACGGTTGCGCGAATCCCTGGAGCAGACCGCCGCTTTGGTGGGCGATGGCCAGGGTCCCCCTCTGCCTGTCCAGCATCGGCGCGACCAGGACCCGGCGAATTTTGCCGGCGTTTGAGACGTAGGCTCTCCAGGCCCACACGGAGGCCATCAATTTACGGACCGGAAAGTCAATTAGCCCCAGCGCAGCTGCTGTTACGTGGGCGCCCAGCCCCCGGTAAAGTGCATCTGCAGCGTCTGGGTAGTCCAGGTAGGAAGGCCGCATCCCAAAAAGTCGTTGTCTTCAGTCCAGATGCCACTTTCGAGAACCAGTGCCAGGGCAACGGTAGGCCAATCGTCCGGGTCACGAGGAATACGCTGGCGGGCTTGGCGCTCAACCGGTAAATACACCAGCTCCGGCGCAATACGGATATTCCGGCAAAGAGTGCTGAGCGCCAATTCAAGCAGGGTGTCGCGCTGTACCGGTAGAATACGGCCCTGGCAAACCATGGCATTGCCCCGTTTGCGCAATTCGTGCAACGCTTCGTCCACAGCCCGTTCGCAGATAAACAGATCCAACCTCCGCTCAGAGACCAGAGTACGGCCCGCCTCCCGCAAAAGCGTTCCGACGATGATATTGGCGTCAACAACCAGCAGCATTCGCACCCAGTTCGTCTTCAGCACTCTCGAACATGGCGGCAAAGCTCTCTTCATCGAGCTCGTTCTGGGCAGCCATTTGACGGACTAGCTCCCCCAGGCGCTCGATGTCTCCGGTTTGCTCTTCGTGCTCCAGCAACTCCGGCAACGGAATATAAACACCGATCAGGCGGTTGTTTCTGCGAATGCCAAGGGCGTGCTTGCTTGCCAAATAATGACTGGCGCGATCTCGAAACTCGCGGACACCAATGAATTCCATAATAGTGGCTACATGCGTGACCACTATTATGTATCATTGCTGCCATACAGGGCAGACTGCGGACGAAGTGATCGGTGGTTGAGGCGCCTTTCCTGCTTTGTGCATAGCTTGCTCTGCAGGCGCACTGCGATGATGAAGAGGTCGGCCGGAGCAAAGAAGGTACGCGATGTTTGTGCTGCTGTCGATCCTGGTGCTGGGACTGCTCATCGTCGTACACGAGCTGGGCCATTTTCTGGCGGCCCGCTGGCAACATATCCGGGTAAGCCGCTTCTCGATCGGCTTTGGACCGGTGATCGCCCGCTACCAGGGGCCGGAGGTGGAGTATGCCCTGCGCGCCTTGCCCCTGGGCGGCTATGTCGGCTTTCCTGACGACGACCCGGATAGCGGCATCTCCAAAGACGATCCGAATTTGCTCAAGAACCGGCCGATTCTCGATAGAACGATCGTCCTGCTTGCCGGGGTGACGGCGAACTTTGTGTTTGGCTATCTGGTGCTGTTGGCGCTGGTGGTGCTGGGGGGCGTTCCTGAGACCCAGGTGCGGCCCGGCGCCCTCATCCAGCAGGTGACGGCCGGTCAGGCGGCCGAGCGCGCGGGCCTCGAAGCGGGCGATGTCGTCCTCGAAGCGGCAGGGCGGCCCATCGGCAGTGGCGACGGGGCGCTTGCCCAACTGAGCCGGGTGTTTGAGGCCAATCCCGACAAGCCCGTCGACCTGGTGATCCGGCGCGGCGAGCAGCGGCGGCCCGTGGCCCTCACCCCGAGTACCCAGGGGAAAGTCGGCGTTTCGCTCTCTGCCAACGGCACCGTGACGCGCCGGGCACCCCGGGATGTCGCCGAAGTTTTCACCAGCAGCGCCACCGCCTACGGCCGCATCGCCGTCACGACGTTGAACGGCTTCGGGCAGTTGTTTACCGGCCGGGCGGGGCTTGACCAACTCACCGGACCGGTGGGGATCGTGGCCGTCACCGCCCAGGCCGCCCAGAGCGACTGGCTCAACTTGTTCTACGTGGCGGCGTTGATTTCCTTTAATCTCGCGGTGCTGAACCTGCTGCCCCTACCGGCCCTCGACGGCGGACAACTCGTGTTCGTGATTGCCGAGGCGCTGCGGGGCAAACCCGTCCCCGAGCCGGTGCAAAACTACGTCAACCAGGCGGGCATGCTGGTGCTGCTGGGATTGGGCGTGCTGTTGATCTTTCGGGACACCTTCAATTTGCTGCAGTGAGCGCTCAGATAGCCTCGCCCACTCCAGGCGGTTGGCGTCCGTCTGTAGATCGTAGGCCATCTGCCGCACCGGCCCCGGTTATACTGAGCGGCACCGGCCCCAGGCCGTCTTCACCCAGGCGGAATCAGCGAAAGGTTTGCATTGATTGAGATTCACGCGCTCGCCGCCCTGGAGGCGGGTAGACCCCTCGAAGCGTTTACCTATACCCTGGGCGGCCTGGCCAGCCAGGATTGCCTGATTCGGGTGTGCGCCTGCGGCGTCTGCCACTCGGACCTGCACATGATCGACAACGACTGGGGCCGCTCGCGCTATCCACTGGTGCCCGGGCACGAGGTGGTGGGGGAGGTGGTAGAGGTCGGCTCCGAGGTGCGCCACCTCAAGCCCGGCGATCGGGTGGGGGTGGGCTGGCAGCGCTCGGCCTGTCTGCAGTGCCTCGAGTGCCTGCGCGGCAACGAAAATCTGTGCGCCCACAGCCAGGCTACGATCGTCACCGGCTACGGCGGCTTCGGCGATTATCTGGCGATCGACGCGCGCTTTGCCTTCAAGATTCCGGCGGGGATTCCCACCCACGTCGCCGGACCGCTTCTGTGCGGCGGGATCACAGTCTATTCGGGGTTGCGGGCGGCAGGGATGAGTTCGGGCCAGGAGATTGGCGTTATCGGGGTGGGCGGACTCGGCCACCTGGCGGTCCAGTTCGCCGGCCGCCTCGGCAACCGGGTGACGGTCTTCACCACCTCCGAGGACAAAGCCCGGCAGGCGGCGGCCCTCGGAGCGCACCGGGCGGTGATCGTGCCGCCGGGCGAGTCGCCCCCGCCGCCTGTCGAACGTCTCGACATCATCATCAGCACGATCCCCTACGCCCTCGATGCGGTGGGCTATCTGGCTCACCTCGCCGCCGACGGCACCCTGGTGTTCGTCGGCGTACCGCCCGAACCGCTGGCGTTGCCGGTGCGCGAACTCGTCCGGGGCCGACGGCGCCTGATGGGATCGGGCATCGGCAGCCGCTCGCGCATCGTCGAAATGCTCTCGGTAGCCGAGCGCTTTGGAGTGATGCCGATAGTTGAAACCTTCGCGATGGCCGAGGCGAACGAGGCGCTTGAGCGGGTGCGCCGCAATCGGGTCCGCTATCGCGCGGTGCTGCTGGCTGAATGATCTCTGCAGTTATTGCATAAAGTGATTACATAAATCTTGCTTTGTGGGAAAATCTTGGCCATAAGCGACGTCACCTGGCCTGCGAGGGAGTAGATGCTGCTGGGAAGATTCACCGTATTTCCTGGAGAAGAGCGAACGCTGGCCGTTCAAATCCAGAGTGAAGAGTTCCGCTTCAACGAATGGAACGACAAACACATCGAGCAAGGGTTCTCCTGGCGGCCGGGCAGTGTGTCGTTTGAAACCCTGAGCGACATCGGCCTGCTTGCCGTCGAGGTGCGCGTCGAGCCGACCTTTGAGATTGCGCCATCGGCGATGCGGGCTATCCAGGTACCTTTTGCGGTACCCGAGGGTGAGAGCATTTTCGTAGGGGCGCTCATTGACGAAGAAGACCATCGCTTCGCCGTCCCACCCGGAGAATACGCACTCGTTTACCAGACGGGGCTGGTGGAAGCGCAGCCGCCACCCGGCCCGCCGGAGTTGGACGACGCCGACACGTGGTGCCGCCTATCTTTTGTGCGGCAGGACAACACCCAAGCGGAGATCTTGCGCATCGAAGCGGGCTACATGCCTGTGCTGCCGTTGCTGATGCAGGCGCGAGCCGTTGGCGTCGAGTAGCGCAGCCCAGTTGCAACGTGGCAAGTATCGCTAGCAATGCCGCATGACTTCTAATGCCGCTTCCAGGGCAATTTCGACGTGGGCCAGGTGGGTGCCGCCCTGCAAAAAAACAATGTAGGGTTCGCGCAGTGGACCGTCCGCCGAAAGTTCCAGGGTGCTCCCCTCGATGAAGGTGCCCCCGGCCATCACCACGGCGTCGGCGTAGCCGGGCACGACGTCGGGCACCGGCTCCAGGTAGCTGTCGATGGGCGAGCTGCGCTGGATGGCCCGGCAGAAGGCGACGAGCTTCTCAGGCGAACCCAGACGCAGAGCCTGGATGACATCGGTGCGCGGATCGGTGGGGGCAGGTTGAACCGCATAACCCAACTGCGAAAAGATATAGCTCGCCAGGTGCGCCCCCTTCATCGCCTCCCCGACCATCTGGGGCGCCAGAAAGAGACCCTGCATCAGCAAGCGGTTGGTGTCGAGGGAGGAACCCCCTTCGCTGCCGATGCCGGGGGCGGTGAGCCGGGCGCAGGCCCGCTCGACCCACTCGGCCTTGCCTGCCAGGTAGCCCCCCGCCGGGGCGATCGTTCCGCCCGGATTTTTGATCAGGGAGCCCGCCACCAAGTCCGCTCCGACGTGGGTAGGCTCGCGATCTTCGCAAAATTCGCCGTAGCAGTTGTCTACAAAGCAGACGGTGTCAGGGTTTTGGGCTTTGACAAGC
Protein-coding sequences here:
- a CDS encoding glutathione S-transferase family protein, which gives rise to MTSVPLSWAELEALTDFQLDTVNGPTNAQARLRLFGLTESAVRITLYRDNHAWCPYCQKVWLWLEEKQLPYRIEKVTMFCYGQKESWYKRKVPSGMLPAVELDGRVITESDDILIALERTFGPLGSGMEDPTVLPLRRLERLLFRAWCTWLCYPAGSSREEQRNRDQFKAVVAAVEDALARTSGPYFLEQFGTADVIFTPYVERMNASLYYYKGYSLREENPRLAAWFAAMESRPAYRGTQSDFHTHVHDLPPQMGGCWENGEPQMQRNKARVDHGPWTGLPDVAYPEPENSRTEALQRVLKHRNNIIRVNPADRQLFDEALRCALTHLITGQVCTPPPGSDPALRYLRDRINVPRDMSIYAAKRLRESLEQTAALVGDGQGPPLPVQHRRDQDPANFAGV
- a CDS encoding PIN domain-containing protein — translated: MLLVVDANIIVGTLLREAGRTLVSERRLDLFICERAVDEALHELRKRGNAMVCQGRILPVQRDTLLELALSTLCRNIRIAPELVYLPVERQARQRIPRDPDDWPTVALALVLESGIWTEDNDFLGCGLPTWTTQTLQMHFTGGWAPT
- a CDS encoding NAD(P)-dependent alcohol dehydrogenase; amino-acid sequence: MIEIHALAALEAGRPLEAFTYTLGGLASQDCLIRVCACGVCHSDLHMIDNDWGRSRYPLVPGHEVVGEVVEVGSEVRHLKPGDRVGVGWQRSACLQCLECLRGNENLCAHSQATIVTGYGGFGDYLAIDARFAFKIPAGIPTHVAGPLLCGGITVYSGLRAAGMSSGQEIGVIGVGGLGHLAVQFAGRLGNRVTVFTTSEDKARQAAALGAHRAVIVPPGESPPPPVERLDIIISTIPYALDAVGYLAHLAADGTLVFVGVPPEPLALPVRELVRGRRRLMGSGIGSRSRIVEMLSVAERFGVMPIVETFAMAEANEALERVRRNRVRYRAVLLAE
- the comJ gene encoding competence protein ComJ, giving the protein MLLGRFTVFPGEERTLAVQIQSEEFRFNEWNDKHIEQGFSWRPGSVSFETLSDIGLLAVEVRVEPTFEIAPSAMRAIQVPFAVPEGESIFVGALIDEEDHRFAVPPGEYALVYQTGLVEAQPPPGPPELDDADTWCRLSFVRQDNTQAEILRIEAGYMPVLPLLMQARAVGVE
- the rseP gene encoding RIP metalloprotease RseP, encoding MFVLLSILVLGLLIVVHELGHFLAARWQHIRVSRFSIGFGPVIARYQGPEVEYALRALPLGGYVGFPDDDPDSGISKDDPNLLKNRPILDRTIVLLAGVTANFVFGYLVLLALVVLGGVPETQVRPGALIQQVTAGQAAERAGLEAGDVVLEAAGRPIGSGDGALAQLSRVFEANPDKPVDLVIRRGEQRRPVALTPSTQGKVGVSLSANGTVTRRAPRDVAEVFTSSATAYGRIAVTTLNGFGQLFTGRAGLDQLTGPVGIVAVTAQAAQSDWLNLFYVAALISFNLAVLNLLPLPALDGGQLVFVIAEALRGKPVPEPVQNYVNQAGMLVLLGLGVLLIFRDTFNLLQ
- a CDS encoding aminotransferase class I/II-fold pyridoxal phosphate-dependent enzyme, whose translation is MSTVELFVQARQDLAPVFAAVDNRVKKNLQRVLAAYRTEKIGAHHFAGVSGYGHGDLGRDTLDRAFARIFGAEQAAVRIQFVSGTHAITCALFGVLRPGDELLSVAGAPYDTLEEVIGLRGHGQGSLKDFGVAYREVALTPAGRIDWEKLASAVRSETRMVLIQRSCGYSWRPSVPIGEIERVIALVKAQNPDTVCFVDNCYGEFCEDREPTHVGADLVAGSLIKNPGGTIAPAGGYLAGKAEWVERACARLTAPGIGSEGGSSLDTNRLLMQGLFLAPQMVGEAMKGAHLASYIFSQLGYAVQPAPTDPRTDVIQALRLGSPEKLVAFCRAIQRSSPIDSYLEPVPDVVPGYADAVVMAGGTFIEGSTLELSADGPLREPYIVFLQGGTHLAHVEIALEAALEVMRHC